From the Micromonospora echinospora genome, the window CGGCCGCCGGGCTTCTCGGCGATCAGCTTGACCGTCATCGTGCGGGCTCCGGGGTAGTAGCCGGCCCGGTTGGTCGACTCGGTGACCACCGAGACGAACTCGAAGCCGGCGGCGGTGGCGTCGGACTCCCGCAGGCCGGTCCGTCCCACCTCCAGGTCGCAGACCTTGGTTACCGCCGTGCCGATCACGCCGGGGAAGGTGGCGTACCCGCCACCGATGTTGATGCCGGCGACCCGGCCCTGCTTGTTGGCGTGCGTGCCGAGGGGGATGTTGACCGGCTGGCCGCTGACCCGGTGCAGGGTCTCCACGCAGTCCCCGGCCGCCCACACCCCGTCGGTCCCGATCACCCGCATCCGGCGGTCCACCCGGATCCCGCCGGACGGGCCGACGGGCAGGCCGGCCGCCTCGCCCAGCGCGGTGTTCGGGCGCACCCCGAGACCGAGGACGACGACGTCGGCCGGGAACTCGCCGGCGTCCGTGCGGACCCCGGTGACCCGGCCGTCGCGGGTCTCCAGCCCGGTGACCGTCACTCCGGTACGGATGTCGATGCCGAGCCCGCGCATCGCGTCGGCCACCAGCCCGGCCATGTCCGGGTCCACGGTGGACATGGGCTGGTCGGCCTGCTCGACCAGGGTCACCTCCAGCCCCCGCACGATCAGCGCCTCGGCCATCTCCACGCCGATGTAGCCACCGCCGACGACCACCGCGCGCCGGGGCGCCGGGTCGCGTTCGAGCCAGTCGCGCAGCGCGTCGCCGTCGTCGAGGGTCTGCACCCCGAAGACACCGTCCGCGTCGGTGCGGGCCCACTTCGGGTGCACCGGGGTCGCGCCGGTGGCGTACACCAGGGTGTCGAACCGTTCGTGCACCTCGCCGCCGCCGGCCAGGTCCCGGGCGACGACCTC encodes:
- a CDS encoding FAD-dependent oxidoreductase, with the protein product MAERLIVVGADAGGMAAASQARRRRGPDDLEIVAFDRGRFTSYSACGIPYWISGLVDERDDLVARDPATFRDEYHVDVRLRHEVTAIDLDRREVVARDLAGGGEVHERFDTLVYATGATPVHPKWARTDADGVFGVQTLDDGDALRDWLERDPAPRRAVVVGGGYIGVEMAEALIVRGLEVTLVEQADQPMSTVDPDMAGLVADAMRGLGIDIRTGVTVTGLETRDGRVTGVRTDAGEFPADVVVLGLGVRPNTALGEAAGLPVGPSGGIRVDRRMRVIGTDGVWAAGDCVETLHRVSGQPVNIPLGTHANKQGRVAGINIGGGYATFPGVIGTAVTKVCDLEVGRTGLRESDATAAGFEFVSVVTESTNRAGYYPGARTMTVKLIAEKPGGRLLGAQIVGWSEAAKRIDTLAVALWNGMTVDAMTGLDLGYAPPYAPVWDPVLIAARKAVDALSA